A genomic segment from uncultured Desulfuromonas sp. encodes:
- a CDS encoding MBL fold metallo-hydrolase, producing the protein MLVEALAVGPLQVNCYLVACSRTKHALVVDPGDEGDRILETIHKLGLDVKMVINTHGHFDHVGANHQILEATGVELCMHRNDLPLLKVAAKQAQSYGLPALQSPDPKRFLENGDLIEVGDLSFEVIHTPGHSPGGICLYGEGHLFSGDTLFAGSIGRTDLPGGDMQQLLGHIRNQLMVLPDATVVHPGHGPDSTIGREKTTNPFLNED; encoded by the coding sequence ATGCTCGTTGAAGCCTTGGCCGTCGGGCCGTTACAGGTCAATTGCTATCTGGTGGCCTGTTCACGCACCAAACATGCCCTGGTCGTTGATCCCGGCGATGAAGGTGATCGCATTCTGGAGACCATTCATAAGCTTGGTCTGGACGTCAAAATGGTCATCAATACCCATGGCCATTTCGATCATGTCGGTGCCAATCACCAGATTCTTGAGGCGACAGGCGTTGAGTTGTGTATGCACCGCAACGATTTGCCCCTGCTTAAAGTTGCTGCCAAGCAGGCACAAAGTTACGGATTGCCGGCCCTTCAGTCTCCGGACCCAAAGCGATTCCTTGAAAATGGCGATCTAATCGAAGTCGGCGATTTGAGTTTTGAAGTGATTCACACCCCAGGACATTCGCCCGGAGGCATTTGTCTGTATGGTGAGGGACATCTCTTCTCCGGTGATACTCTGTTTGCCGGTTCCATTGGTCGCACCGACCTCCCAGGTGGGGATATGCAGCAATTGCTCGGCCATATCCGCAACCAGCTGATGGTCTTACCCGATGCAACGGTGGTGCATCCCGGTCATGGTCCTGATTCCACTATCGGACGGGAGAAAACCACCAATCCATTTCTCAACGAAGATTAG
- a CDS encoding HD domain-containing protein translates to MSKVFIEQIKERDQIDSPFLVRDKIMAMAKNGKPYMTLKLMDRSGEVEGRVWDQVDHFSRLFNKDDFIRIHAKASVYMGKMQLVIQDLVRVDESDISLGDFLPVSAYDPAMMVNQVHELIASMEDHDYRQLLESFFNDPVFVAQYQKAPAAKAMHHVYLGGLLEHSLAVAHLAVDVCRRYPTVQRDLLISGALLHDVGKVAELLFERSFDYSDEGKLLGHIVIGVEMVEDRIRDIDGFPRLKATLLKHLLLSHHGQYDYGSPKRPKTLEAVILNFIDDMDSKINGVQAHIEKEAHNDSRWTGYHRLYDRYFFKGDSVLNEDPQTEHPEATIASETVSAVVQPVAVDKKPQRRREEKTLSASLGEQLAGLNMDLFGSREE, encoded by the coding sequence TTGAGTAAAGTTTTTATAGAGCAAATCAAAGAGCGAGATCAAATTGACAGTCCGTTTCTCGTGCGCGATAAAATCATGGCCATGGCTAAAAACGGTAAGCCGTATATGACCTTGAAGCTGATGGATCGTAGTGGTGAAGTGGAAGGGCGGGTCTGGGACCAGGTGGACCATTTTTCCCGGCTGTTCAACAAAGATGACTTCATTCGCATTCACGCTAAGGCAAGTGTCTATATGGGAAAAATGCAACTGGTGATTCAAGATCTGGTTCGCGTCGATGAGTCCGATATCTCCCTCGGAGATTTTTTGCCGGTATCCGCTTATGATCCTGCTATGATGGTGAATCAAGTCCATGAGCTGATTGCGTCCATGGAAGATCACGATTATCGACAGCTTTTGGAGAGCTTTTTTAACGATCCGGTTTTTGTCGCCCAGTATCAGAAAGCGCCAGCTGCCAAAGCCATGCACCATGTCTACCTCGGTGGACTTCTCGAACATTCTCTGGCCGTGGCACATCTCGCCGTTGATGTCTGTCGGCGCTATCCGACGGTCCAGCGAGATCTGCTGATCAGTGGAGCCCTGTTGCATGATGTTGGTAAAGTTGCCGAATTGCTTTTTGAGCGCAGTTTCGATTACAGTGATGAAGGGAAATTACTCGGCCACATCGTCATCGGCGTTGAAATGGTGGAGGACAGGATCCGTGACATCGACGGCTTTCCACGGCTTAAAGCTACGTTGCTGAAGCATCTGTTGTTGTCGCATCATGGTCAGTATGATTATGGCTCTCCCAAGCGACCGAAAACGCTCGAAGCGGTGATTCTCAACTTTATTGACGACATGGACTCCAAGATCAATGGAGTACAGGCGCATATTGAGAAAGAGGCACACAATGACAGTCGCTGGACGGGCTATCATCGTTTGTATGATCGATACTTTTTTAAAGGGGACTCAGTGCTGAATGAGGACCCGCAGACGGAACATCCAGAGGCCACAATCGCTTCGGAGACCGTGTCTGCTGTCGTGCAACCTGTTGCTGTAGACAAGAAGCCGCAGCGGCGTCGTGAAGAGAAGACACTGAGTGCCAGCCTCGGGGAACAGCTGGCCGGTTTGAATATGGATCTGTTTGGGTCCAGAGAGGAATAG
- a CDS encoding FAD-dependent protein gives MTMVCYQLREVTLTLDEDEAALIGQVAQSVKIPKEKILSWKIVRRGIDARRKGRILRVYTVQFTIDAALEIAHGQETRLVKIEQLTPPDFFLPTAQPKRVVVVGMGPAGLFAALTLARCGHHVCLIERGKPVEQRISDVESFWSGGPLNPASNVQFGEGGAGTFSDGKLTTRLKHPLTRTILETFVTFGAPEEILCEAKPHVGTDRLRQVLINFRQELQHLGVDIRYESCVTDLICSATNSVQGVIVNNTEQVLCDAVLLAVGHSARDTYAWLDERGVRMEPKPFAIGVRVEHPAALINRIQYGMAEHRHLPTADYALTYNDHKTGRGVYSFCMCPGGQVVQSASEPDTVVVNGMSCFKRQGPLSNSALVVSVRREDFADDSVLAGVRFQQTWERRAFQLAGGDYRAPAQNLMAFLGKAGRGPVSSCRPGVVEVALEETLPSFVSEGLKTALPHFDRKMRGFVTTEATLVGVETRTSAPLRIVRQDDGQSVNCAGLYPCGEGAGYAGGIMSAALDGIQQALAIHHADH, from the coding sequence ATGACGATGGTGTGCTACCAGCTGCGTGAGGTGACGTTGACGCTTGATGAAGACGAAGCCGCTCTTATCGGGCAGGTTGCCCAGAGTGTAAAAATCCCGAAAGAGAAAATCCTGTCATGGAAAATTGTTCGGCGGGGGATTGATGCGCGGCGTAAAGGGCGGATTCTGCGTGTTTATACGGTACAATTTACCATTGACGCTGCTCTGGAAATTGCGCATGGTCAGGAGACGCGTCTTGTCAAAATTGAACAATTGACGCCGCCGGACTTTTTTTTGCCGACGGCTCAGCCGAAGAGGGTGGTGGTTGTTGGAATGGGGCCTGCGGGACTGTTTGCGGCTTTGACCCTGGCGCGTTGCGGTCACCATGTCTGTCTGATTGAGCGGGGAAAACCCGTGGAACAACGGATTTCAGATGTTGAGAGTTTCTGGTCCGGTGGCCCTCTGAATCCCGCGAGCAATGTCCAGTTCGGCGAGGGCGGTGCCGGAACATTTTCCGATGGGAAACTGACCACGCGTCTCAAACATCCCCTGACGCGGACGATTTTAGAGACTTTTGTGACGTTTGGCGCCCCGGAGGAGATTCTCTGTGAGGCCAAGCCTCATGTTGGAACGGACCGCTTACGCCAGGTTTTGATCAATTTTCGCCAGGAATTGCAGCATCTTGGTGTCGACATCCGCTATGAAAGCTGTGTCACGGATCTGATCTGTTCCGCGACGAATAGCGTGCAGGGCGTCATTGTCAACAACACGGAACAGGTGTTGTGTGATGCGGTTCTGCTTGCTGTCGGCCATAGCGCACGCGACACCTATGCCTGGTTGGATGAACGTGGCGTACGCATGGAGCCCAAGCCTTTTGCCATTGGTGTTCGTGTTGAACACCCGGCGGCGCTGATTAACCGGATTCAGTACGGAATGGCTGAACATCGCCATTTGCCGACGGCGGATTATGCTTTGACCTATAATGATCACAAAACGGGCCGTGGTGTCTATTCCTTCTGTATGTGCCCCGGCGGGCAGGTGGTACAGAGTGCCAGTGAACCGGACACCGTCGTGGTCAATGGAATGAGCTGTTTTAAAAGACAAGGTCCATTGTCAAACAGTGCATTGGTTGTTTCCGTGCGCCGCGAAGATTTTGCCGATGATTCCGTGCTTGCCGGTGTCCGCTTTCAGCAAACATGGGAACGGCGGGCGTTTCAACTTGCCGGGGGCGATTATCGCGCTCCGGCACAGAATTTAATGGCTTTTCTCGGCAAAGCGGGGAGAGGCCCGGTTTCAAGTTGCCGCCCCGGTGTCGTTGAGGTTGCTCTGGAAGAAACACTGCCGTCTTTTGTCAGTGAAGGGCTCAAAACGGCCCTGCCTCATTTCGATCGAAAAATGCGTGGCTTCGTAACGACTGAAGCGACCTTGGTCGGTGTTGAAACACGAACGTCGGCACCACTGCGGATTGTCCGTCAAGATGACGGCCAGTCGGTGAATTGCGCAGGCCTTTACCCCTGTGGTGAGGGTGCCGGTTATGCCGGAGGAATTATGAGTGCTGCGTTGGATGGTATTCAGCAGGCCTTGGCGATTCACCACGCCGACCATTAA
- a CDS encoding response regulator, which yields MTEHILVIDDEKSILDLCRMILSSRGYAVRIAQSGKEGLESIKSHPPSLVLLDYMMPMMDGMTVLKQIRQHYPDVYVIMFTGKGSETVAVEVMKAGASDYVLKPFNNHDLLDRIECVLKFRRIELINRSLERERAQLQQEIQAWNRELEMRVAEKTRELEQAHTEIVQAEKLATVGHLSAGMAHEIRNPLNSIGLFAQLLATGLDPQDELAEYPEKILKEIERIDAILLKLLAASKQPRIDTYQIMLSEIIHDVADLFRPQLNQQGVELDLYLQPVVPLVADRDEFVQIFTNLFVNALQAMPNGGLLSVEMEQQDGRILIEVSDNGCGIAQENLSKVFDPFFTTKNKGTGFGLSVVLRSVKNYHGSIRVTSEPGSGTSFHLDFPISSNTESLLAGEASS from the coding sequence ATGACGGAACACATTCTTGTCATTGATGACGAAAAATCAATTCTGGATCTCTGTCGGATGATCTTGAGCAGCCGAGGCTATGCTGTGCGCATTGCGCAATCCGGTAAAGAGGGGCTGGAGAGTATCAAGTCGCATCCTCCTTCGCTGGTGTTGCTCGACTACATGATGCCGATGATGGATGGCATGACCGTTTTAAAACAGATTCGGCAGCACTATCCGGATGTTTACGTCATCATGTTTACCGGAAAAGGCAGTGAAACGGTTGCCGTCGAAGTGATGAAAGCCGGTGCTTCCGATTATGTCCTCAAACCATTCAATAATCATGATTTACTCGATCGTATTGAGTGTGTCCTCAAATTCAGACGTATCGAACTGATTAATCGTAGCCTCGAGCGGGAGCGGGCTCAGCTGCAACAGGAGATCCAGGCCTGGAATCGAGAGCTGGAGATGCGCGTTGCTGAGAAAACCCGTGAACTTGAACAGGCTCATACTGAAATCGTTCAGGCGGAGAAGCTGGCAACCGTTGGTCACTTGTCGGCCGGAATGGCGCATGAGATCCGTAATCCGCTTAATTCGATTGGCTTGTTCGCGCAATTGCTGGCGACGGGACTCGATCCGCAGGATGAACTGGCGGAATATCCGGAAAAAATCCTCAAAGAGATTGAACGGATCGATGCCATTTTGCTTAAGCTGCTGGCGGCGTCAAAACAGCCGAGGATCGATACCTATCAGATTATGCTTAGCGAGATCATCCATGATGTTGCCGATTTGTTTCGACCTCAACTGAATCAGCAAGGTGTTGAGTTGGATCTTTATCTGCAACCGGTCGTGCCTCTGGTGGCAGATCGTGATGAATTCGTGCAGATTTTCACGAATTTGTTCGTCAATGCGCTTCAGGCGATGCCCAATGGTGGTTTGCTCAGTGTCGAGATGGAACAGCAGGATGGAAGGATTTTGATCGAAGTCAGTGACAATGGTTGCGGTATTGCCCAAGAAAACCTGTCTAAAGTTTTTGATCCCTTTTTTACAACGAAAAACAAGGGAACAGGCTTTGGCCTGTCGGTCGTCTTGCGCAGTGTCAAAAATTACCATGGAAGCATCCGGGTTACCAGTGAACCGGGAAGCGGCACCTCCTTCCATCTGGATTTTCCGATCTCATCCAATACGGAGAGTTTGCTCGCGGGTGAGGCCTCCTCATGA
- a CDS encoding universal stress protein translates to MKEFKTIVLATDFSECSDEAFDYAQSICRMSGAKMVLIHIICEPVDLRGFYVPHISFDVLEKEIEDGANRMMDEFCRERMTSEDTYETRVVPGIAYNEIITQAQELGADLIVMGTHGRSGLDHVLFGSTAEKVVRKSPIPVMTVTKQ, encoded by the coding sequence ATGAAAGAATTTAAAACCATTGTTCTGGCAACGGATTTTTCCGAATGCTCTGATGAAGCTTTTGACTATGCGCAATCGATCTGCCGCATGAGCGGAGCGAAGATGGTTCTGATTCATATCATTTGTGAGCCGGTGGATTTGCGTGGTTTTTATGTGCCACATATCTCCTTTGATGTCCTCGAAAAAGAGATTGAGGACGGTGCTAACCGGATGATGGATGAGTTTTGTCGTGAACGGATGACCTCTGAGGACACGTATGAAACACGTGTTGTTCCTGGAATTGCCTACAATGAAATTATCACTCAGGCTCAAGAGCTTGGTGCTGATTTGATTGTAATGGGAACTCATGGCCGCTCCGGGCTTGATCATGTCTTGTTTGGCAGTACGGCAGAAAAAGTCGTGCGGAAATCACCTATTCCGGTGATGACAGTGACTAAACAATAA
- a CDS encoding response regulator produces the protein MGFAKYKILVVDDEENSRECLGKLLMQVGYDVSCVSGGYEALSFLQEHAVNIVLSDIRMPDMDGLSLLSKIHGSYPETCVVMVTAHGEVETYLEAVNLGACDFVHKPVRFNELKLVLEKLSITHALQLS, from the coding sequence GTGGGATTTGCCAAGTATAAAATTCTTGTTGTGGACGACGAAGAGAATAGCCGTGAATGCCTCGGTAAACTATTAATGCAGGTGGGCTATGACGTGTCCTGCGTTTCAGGTGGTTACGAGGCGCTCTCCTTTTTGCAGGAGCATGCGGTTAATATTGTGTTGAGTGATATCCGCATGCCGGATATGGATGGTTTGTCGCTGTTGAGCAAAATCCATGGGAGCTATCCTGAAACCTGCGTGGTTATGGTCACGGCTCATGGCGAAGTCGAAACCTATTTGGAAGCGGTGAACCTCGGTGCGTGTGATTTTGTTCACAAGCCGGTTCGTTTTAACGAACTGAAGCTGGTTCTGGAAAAACTGTCGATAACGCATGCATTGCAGTTGTCGTAA
- a CDS encoding purine-nucleoside phosphorylase, with amino-acid sequence MILIRSEPPEKWHKSLENIAPCDTAIILGSGWSEWAESLDAECVFDYRDLFSFTERACPKVSGHAGKLKIVTKAGQRLLVFQGRFHLYQGLSSSEVAQTVRLAHAMGCRRILLTNAVGGIAPTLIPGDFVVIEDHLNFQGDNPLRGISDDPFVDLTGLYDCGFFPKLQQWAQLHQMRLSKGVLAAVVGPSYETPAEIRAFERFGADVVSMSMVPEAIMARYLGLKVVGLSLVTNEAAGRSSEALNHQDVLQCAETSRYRLSLLLDQILQFWS; translated from the coding sequence TTGATCTTAATACGCTCTGAACCGCCGGAGAAGTGGCATAAATCTCTGGAAAACATCGCTCCGTGCGACACGGCGATCATCCTTGGTTCCGGCTGGTCAGAATGGGCGGAGTCGCTTGATGCGGAATGTGTTTTTGATTATCGTGATCTGTTTTCTTTTACAGAGCGAGCGTGCCCAAAGGTTTCAGGTCATGCCGGAAAACTGAAAATTGTCACGAAGGCAGGGCAGCGGTTGCTGGTTTTTCAGGGGCGATTCCATCTCTATCAAGGGTTGTCTTCATCAGAAGTGGCGCAAACAGTTCGACTGGCCCATGCCATGGGCTGTCGACGCATTCTACTGACCAATGCCGTGGGGGGGATTGCCCCAACCCTGATCCCTGGAGATTTCGTCGTTATTGAAGACCACCTGAATTTTCAGGGTGATAATCCGTTGAGGGGAATCAGTGATGATCCTTTTGTCGATCTGACCGGCCTTTATGACTGCGGGTTTTTCCCAAAACTGCAACAATGGGCGCAGTTACACCAGATGCGCCTTTCCAAAGGAGTGCTGGCTGCCGTTGTTGGGCCGAGCTATGAAACTCCGGCGGAAATTCGCGCTTTTGAACGGTTTGGGGCTGATGTCGTTTCCATGTCAATGGTTCCGGAAGCGATTATGGCGCGTTATCTTGGTCTGAAGGTCGTCGGGCTCTCTTTGGTGACTAATGAGGCAGCGGGGCGCAGTTCTGAAGCGCTTAACCATCAGGATGTGTTGCAGTGCGCAGAAACCTCACGTTATCGTCTCTCTTTATTACTTGATCAGATTTTGCAGTTCTGGTCTTAG
- a CDS encoding tetratricopeptide repeat protein has protein sequence MMRLFAMSAFLLVFLVGGCTPKITTEDKALSHFKMGQSYLVNKQYTKALNELLKAEKLSSRDASIQSHLAEAYFGKRAFALSEAHYKKSLELNPGDPNVENNLAALYLAMQRWEDAAALFRKVADNLLFPNRVRALAGMGIAYQRNGDYIKSILAFDEALKASPNSPSIMTLEAQTYMLMGKHDLARKRLVRVVGIMPENSNARMMLGECLLYLDENDAAAEQFREVANREDGTARGNKAREYLNMLQDQS, from the coding sequence ATGATGCGTCTGTTTGCCATGAGTGCTTTTTTGTTGGTGTTTCTTGTCGGAGGATGCACACCGAAAATTACGACCGAAGATAAAGCTCTGTCCCATTTTAAAATGGGACAGTCCTACCTCGTAAATAAGCAATATACCAAAGCACTTAATGAATTGCTCAAGGCGGAGAAGTTATCTTCCCGAGACGCCTCCATTCAATCGCATCTTGCCGAAGCCTATTTTGGCAAACGCGCATTTGCCTTGTCTGAAGCTCACTACAAAAAATCGTTGGAACTCAACCCAGGCGATCCAAATGTAGAAAATAATCTGGCGGCTCTGTATCTGGCTATGCAGCGATGGGAGGATGCCGCCGCATTGTTTCGAAAAGTGGCAGATAACCTGCTTTTCCCCAATCGGGTTCGAGCCTTGGCAGGCATGGGGATCGCTTATCAGCGCAATGGGGACTATATTAAATCCATTCTGGCTTTTGATGAGGCGTTGAAAGCATCGCCGAACTCACCGAGTATTATGACGTTGGAAGCCCAAACCTATATGCTTATGGGCAAGCATGATCTGGCACGCAAACGTCTTGTTCGCGTCGTTGGAATTATGCCGGAAAACTCCAACGCCAGAATGATGCTCGGAGAATGTTTGTTGTATCTGGACGAGAATGATGCGGCTGCCGAACAGTTTCGTGAGGTTGCTAACCGGGAAGATGGCACCGCTCGCGGCAATAAGGCACGCGAATATCTTAACATGCTGCAGGACCAGTCTTGA
- a CDS encoding PfkB family carbohydrate kinase — MSILVVGSVAFDSVETPFGKADDVLGGSGTYFSTSASFFTDVNLVAVVGEDFPEEHVDFLRSRNIDLTGLTTAAGKTFRWAGSYGYDLNEATTLDTQLNVFASFRPQLPEAYLNAEYVFLANIDPELQLDVLKQVVRPKLIACDTMNFWIEGKREALINTLKYVDILLINEGEVRQLAEEANVVKAAQKVLALGPKTLVVKRGEYGALMFTEHGVFSAPAYPLETVFDPTGAGDTFAGGFMGYLASVRDQSDAAMRQAIIFGSVMASFNVEKFSLERMKTLEYQEIEERFRKFQLLTRFSGID, encoded by the coding sequence ATGAGTATTTTAGTGGTCGGTTCCGTTGCTTTTGACAGTGTTGAGACCCCGTTCGGCAAGGCCGATGATGTGTTGGGTGGTTCAGGTACTTATTTTTCTACGTCGGCAAGTTTTTTTACGGATGTGAATCTGGTCGCTGTCGTTGGTGAAGATTTTCCTGAAGAACATGTTGATTTTCTCCGTTCTCGCAATATTGACCTGACCGGCCTGACGACAGCAGCGGGAAAAACGTTTCGCTGGGCTGGAAGCTATGGTTACGACCTGAATGAAGCGACGACCTTGGATACCCAGCTCAATGTGTTTGCCAGTTTCCGTCCTCAGTTGCCCGAGGCTTATCTGAATGCGGAATATGTCTTTTTGGCTAATATCGATCCTGAGCTCCAATTAGATGTTCTCAAACAGGTGGTTCGACCCAAGCTGATTGCCTGTGACACCATGAATTTTTGGATTGAGGGTAAGCGCGAGGCTTTGATCAACACGTTAAAATATGTCGATATTTTGCTGATCAATGAAGGTGAAGTTCGCCAATTGGCTGAAGAAGCCAATGTGGTTAAGGCGGCACAGAAAGTTCTGGCCTTGGGGCCGAAAACATTGGTGGTGAAACGGGGAGAATATGGCGCTTTGATGTTTACCGAACACGGCGTGTTTTCAGCGCCGGCCTATCCTCTTGAGACCGTTTTTGATCCGACCGGTGCTGGTGATACCTTTGCCGGTGGATTTATGGGCTATCTCGCCAGTGTTCGCGATCAGTCTGACGCCGCAATGCGGCAGGCGATTATTTTTGGCAGTGTCATGGCATCTTTCAACGTTGAAAAATTCAGTTTGGAGCGCATGAAGACGTTGGAATATCAAGAGATTGAAGAGCGTTTTCGAAAATTCCAACTGCTGACACGTTTTTCCGGGATCGATTAA
- the mtnP gene encoding S-methyl-5'-thioadenosine phosphorylase: MAQAVIGVIGGSGLYEMENLQQVEEIRLQTPFGEPSDAYITGMLGDVKLVFLPRHGRGHRLLPSEVPYRANIYGMKMLGVEQIISVSAVGSMKEEIVPGHIVIPDQFFDRTTKRASTFFGDGIVGHVQFADPVCPALSEVISTAAQNAGATVHKGGTYICIEGPNFSTRAESLVFRSWGVDVIGMTNLPEARLAREAEICYATVALATDYDCWHQDHDDVSVEAVVAVIHQNVAMAKKIVAEAATLIGNKASCGCGEALKYAVMTDPAQIPEATRQRLDLLLGRYLEEK; this comes from the coding sequence ATGGCGCAAGCGGTGATTGGAGTAATCGGCGGCAGCGGTCTGTACGAGATGGAAAATCTGCAACAGGTGGAGGAAATCCGGCTGCAGACGCCTTTTGGCGAACCCTCAGATGCTTACATCACGGGGATGCTCGGCGATGTCAAACTGGTGTTTTTGCCGCGACATGGTCGTGGACATCGTTTATTGCCTTCCGAAGTCCCTTATCGGGCGAATATCTACGGCATGAAAATGCTCGGGGTTGAGCAAATCATTTCCGTGTCTGCTGTCGGCAGTATGAAAGAAGAGATTGTGCCCGGTCATATTGTTATTCCTGATCAGTTTTTTGATCGCACCACCAAGCGTGCATCAACGTTTTTTGGCGATGGAATTGTCGGTCATGTTCAATTTGCCGACCCGGTGTGTCCGGCTTTATCGGAAGTTATCAGCACGGCTGCTCAGAACGCTGGGGCGACAGTCCATAAGGGGGGCACTTACATCTGCATCGAGGGGCCAAACTTTTCCACCCGTGCTGAATCCTTAGTGTTTCGCAGTTGGGGAGTCGATGTGATCGGCATGACCAATCTTCCTGAGGCGCGTCTGGCCCGCGAAGCGGAAATCTGCTATGCCACGGTCGCGCTGGCGACCGATTACGACTGCTGGCATCAGGACCATGACGATGTTTCTGTCGAAGCTGTTGTCGCAGTGATTCATCAGAACGTCGCCATGGCGAAAAAAATTGTTGCCGAAGCGGCGACCTTGATTGGCAATAAGGCGTCCTGTGGTTGTGGCGAGGCCTTGAAATATGCCGTAATGACGGATCCGGCACAAATCCCAGAGGCAACCCGTCAGCGCCTCGACCTTTTGCTTGGCCGTTATCTGGAGGAGAAGTAG
- the rlmN gene encoding 23S rRNA (adenine(2503)-C(2))-methyltransferase RlmN, whose product MEKKDLKNFSPDELLSFLSGMGKERFRCEQLLRWMYKRGVTDLDQMTDLSKALREELKEKTYISDWKPEVVETSSDGTRKYLFRLEDGQSIETVRIPMDNDRSTLCISSQVGCAMDCSFCVTGSFGFIRNLTAAEIVNQVCAVGKEGPINNIVFMGMGEPLHNLDNVLRALKILYAPAGFDYSSRKVTLSTCGLVPQIRELGERIMVNLAVSLNATTNEVRDRLMPINRRYPIEELMDACRRFPMASHRRITFEYILIRDLNDSLADAKRLVKLMHGLRGKINLIPFNEHEGSLYKCPDEATIEAFQTYLLNRDIVAIRRASKGQDISAACGQLKGKLEKQS is encoded by the coding sequence GTGGAAAAGAAAGATCTGAAAAATTTCAGCCCGGACGAATTGTTGTCGTTTTTGTCCGGCATGGGGAAAGAGCGCTTTCGTTGCGAGCAGTTACTGCGTTGGATGTATAAACGCGGAGTGACAGACCTTGATCAGATGACCGATCTCTCCAAGGCTCTCCGTGAAGAACTTAAGGAAAAAACCTATATCTCCGACTGGAAACCGGAAGTGGTTGAAACGAGTAGTGACGGGACGCGAAAATATCTGTTTCGCCTTGAAGATGGTCAGAGTATCGAAACGGTGCGGATTCCTATGGACAACGATCGATCCACGTTGTGCATCTCTTCCCAGGTCGGCTGTGCCATGGACTGCTCCTTTTGTGTGACCGGTTCTTTTGGCTTTATTCGTAATCTGACGGCTGCGGAAATCGTTAATCAGGTGTGCGCCGTCGGCAAAGAAGGTCCGATTAACAATATTGTTTTTATGGGCATGGGCGAGCCGTTGCACAACTTAGACAATGTTCTACGCGCTTTGAAGATTCTTTATGCGCCAGCCGGTTTTGATTACAGTTCGCGCAAGGTGACCCTGTCGACCTGTGGTTTGGTGCCACAGATCAGGGAGCTGGGAGAGCGAATTATGGTGAATCTTGCCGTATCGCTTAATGCGACCACCAATGAGGTCCGTGATCGTTTGATGCCGATCAATCGACGTTATCCGATTGAGGAATTGATGGATGCCTGTCGACGCTTTCCCATGGCTTCACATCGCCGGATCACCTTTGAATATATCCTGATCCGTGATCTCAACGATTCTCTTGCAGATGCTAAGCGATTGGTGAAACTGATGCATGGACTGCGCGGTAAAATCAATCTGATCCCATTTAACGAACACGAGGGAAGCTTGTACAAATGTCCTGACGAAGCGACGATTGAGGCGTTTCAGACCTATCTACTTAATCGGGATATTGTGGCCATCCGGCGAGCCAGCAAAGGACAGGATATTTCTGCTGCCTGCGGTCAGCTCAAAGGAAAACTGGAAAAACAATCGTGA
- the ndk gene encoding nucleoside-diphosphate kinase, translating into MERTFAIVKPDAFAAGSAGKIIARIYAEGFKIVGLKKLYMSKVEAEGFYYVHKERPFFGELTDFMSSGPCVVMALEADNAIAKWRDLMGATNPAEAAEGTLRREFGSSIGENATHGSDAPETAAFELSYFFNGLELL; encoded by the coding sequence ATGGAAAGAACTTTTGCTATCGTCAAGCCGGATGCCTTTGCTGCCGGTTCCGCCGGTAAAATCATCGCCCGTATTTATGCGGAAGGTTTCAAAATCGTCGGTCTGAAAAAACTGTACATGAGTAAGGTCGAAGCAGAAGGCTTTTACTATGTTCACAAAGAGCGCCCCTTCTTTGGTGAACTGACCGACTTCATGAGTAGTGGTCCCTGTGTCGTGATGGCACTGGAAGCGGACAATGCTATTGCCAAGTGGCGTGATCTGATGGGTGCAACGAACCCCGCAGAAGCCGCTGAAGGCACCCTGCGCCGTGAATTTGGCAGCAGCATCGGCGAGAATGCTACCCATGGTTCCGACGCTCCGGAAACGGCAGCTTTTGAATTGTCTTACTTCTTTAACGGTCTTGAGTTACTGTAA